A window of Gemmatimonadales bacterium contains these coding sequences:
- a CDS encoding radical SAM protein, producing MNELLAGAVRELANAGWGTFQAVNTRIPEHASIQPGWAPAPLPKTRQRSKPPLGWPRQTDSLCPRCVVETRTAILAGERDLSELVQGHMGEIKATILEENGRILMRKRCPLHGEFEDTLSIDPDMQRIIEARYYGRDFATAGDALIHRHGSSTIRYGRGAVLTIDLTNRCNMMCNPCFMDANQVGYVHELTLDEVKQILDDSISFKPRRQMSVQFSGGEPTMSPHFLEACRYAKELGYYGTQAASNGIRFALEPEFAFQAKEAGLDLVYFQFDGVTNAANSHRHISNLFDAKLMAIENLAAAGIDITPVTTVVNTVNDTQVGPILQFMIDNCERMSAVSFQPVSFTGRDEGISDEDRRRQRYTISHLAHELKRHFDGRIDPYRDWYPLGSLGAFTWLADHLRGPEVQFGGLSCSCHPNCGSSVFLIANKRTKAWAPVTQFFDVDRFVQDVAVICDTSRGPSATLTQVALALLRNFDQRKAPAGLSVIDLLKVFNRKTNGALMAGKRPTTDWKLLWVGGMWFQDLWTYDFRRTEMCVIPYATQEGEISFCAYNTGVGWRQIVENMHMVANTKDWFHERGRHKIYAGNRAMDLPSRALPLLDAHAAPGASGEGCGSGCGCH from the coding sequence ATGAATGAATTACTGGCCGGGGCCGTGAGGGAACTTGCGAACGCGGGCTGGGGGACGTTTCAGGCCGTCAACACCCGTATCCCTGAGCATGCGTCGATCCAGCCGGGCTGGGCGCCGGCACCGCTGCCCAAGACTCGGCAGCGCTCCAAGCCGCCGCTCGGGTGGCCGCGGCAGACCGATTCGCTCTGCCCGCGCTGCGTGGTGGAAACCCGGACCGCGATCCTCGCCGGCGAGCGCGACCTGTCCGAGCTGGTGCAGGGACATATGGGCGAGATCAAGGCCACGATTCTCGAGGAGAACGGCCGCATTCTCATGCGCAAGCGATGTCCGCTCCACGGGGAGTTCGAGGACACGCTCTCGATCGACCCCGACATGCAGCGGATCATCGAGGCTCGCTACTACGGCCGCGATTTCGCCACCGCGGGCGACGCGCTGATCCACCGCCACGGCAGCTCGACCATCCGCTACGGCCGCGGCGCGGTGCTCACGATCGACCTCACCAACCGCTGCAACATGATGTGCAACCCGTGCTTCATGGATGCGAACCAGGTGGGGTACGTGCACGAGCTCACGCTGGACGAAGTGAAGCAGATCCTCGACGACTCGATCTCCTTCAAGCCCCGCCGCCAGATGTCGGTGCAGTTCTCGGGCGGCGAGCCCACGATGTCACCGCATTTCCTCGAGGCCTGCCGCTACGCCAAGGAGCTGGGCTATTACGGGACGCAGGCCGCGTCCAACGGGATCCGGTTTGCGCTGGAGCCCGAGTTCGCGTTCCAGGCCAAGGAGGCGGGGCTCGACCTGGTGTACTTCCAGTTCGACGGCGTCACCAACGCGGCCAACAGCCACCGTCACATCAGCAACCTGTTCGACGCCAAGCTCATGGCGATCGAAAACCTGGCGGCGGCGGGCATCGACATCACGCCGGTCACCACCGTGGTGAACACGGTGAACGACACCCAGGTGGGCCCGATCCTCCAGTTCATGATCGACAACTGCGAGCGGATGAGCGCGGTGTCGTTCCAGCCGGTCTCGTTCACCGGTCGCGACGAGGGGATCAGCGACGAGGATCGCCGGCGGCAGCGCTACACGATCTCGCACCTGGCCCACGAGCTCAAGCGGCACTTCGACGGGCGCATCGATCCGTATCGCGACTGGTACCCGCTGGGCTCGCTCGGCGCCTTCACCTGGCTCGCGGACCATCTGCGCGGGCCCGAGGTCCAGTTCGGCGGGCTGTCCTGCTCCTGCCATCCGAACTGCGGCTCGAGCGTGTTCCTCATCGCCAACAAGCGGACCAAGGCGTGGGCGCCCGTCACCCAGTTCTTCGACGTGGATCGCTTCGTTCAGGACGTCGCCGTCATCTGCGACACCTCGCGCGGCCCCTCGGCCACGCTCACGCAGGTGGCGCTGGCACTGCTGCGCAACTTCGACCAGCGGAAGGCGCCCGCGGGGCTCTCGGTGATCGACCTGCTCAAGGTGTTCAACCGGAAGACCAACGGTGCGCTCATGGCGGGCAAGCGGCCGACCACCGACTGGAAGCTGCTCTGGGTGGGCGGCATGTGGTTCCAGGACCTCTGGACCTACGACTTCCGCCGCACCGAGATGTGCGTGATCCCCTACGCCACGCAGGAGGGCGAGATCTCCTTCTGCGCCTACAACACCGGGGTGGGCTGGCGGCAGATCGTGGAGAACATGCACATGGTGGCGAACACGAAGGATTGGTTCCACGAGCGCGGCCGGCACAAAATCTATGCGGGCAATCGGGCGATGGACCTTCCGTCGCGCGCGCTGCCGCTGCTCGACGCGCACGCGGCGCCCGGTGCGAGCGGAGAGGGATGCGGGTCAGGCTGCGGCTGTCACTGA
- a CDS encoding AMP-binding protein yields MHVPIEGLAFLAYLDSLFVEGSARQVAPLREPPDTLNRLHAQAMREHARERALLAWADGAWSAMPDWRLDRQIIRLALYLSERLDVEAGQRIAIVSELRPEWLVADLAALGLGAVSVAIDPRAEADELAAALSDAAPSVTFMSTAARERLESLDGRAPAYGQPVAIDAVAAREGTVPLQAMLELGGTLDTPERAQAYRAAARALPAERPAIRHYRRSPKGGCDRIDLTQGQVIERITAIWRADPAHPGDVAYVSDPAASLTARLALYACLGDGYTTTALGPAEGDAGHLAELRPARVVAPARLLATAARDAGRSADVERAHAERKPRRGWLGRAARRAPPLESGSGLRETLGNRVRWIASTDPLDTALAARLAAVAALAPQLS; encoded by the coding sequence GTGCACGTCCCGATCGAAGGCCTCGCCTTTCTGGCCTACCTCGATTCACTCTTCGTTGAAGGGAGCGCGCGCCAGGTTGCGCCGCTCCGCGAGCCACCGGACACGCTGAACCGGCTCCACGCCCAGGCGATGCGCGAGCATGCACGAGAGCGCGCGTTGCTCGCGTGGGCGGACGGCGCGTGGAGCGCCATGCCGGATTGGCGCCTCGACCGCCAGATCATTCGATTGGCCCTCTACCTCAGCGAACGCCTCGACGTCGAGGCCGGCCAACGCATCGCGATCGTGTCGGAGCTCCGGCCCGAGTGGCTGGTGGCCGACCTCGCCGCGCTCGGCCTGGGCGCGGTGTCGGTCGCGATCGACCCGCGGGCCGAAGCGGACGAGCTGGCGGCCGCGCTCTCCGACGCGGCACCGAGCGTGACGTTCATGTCGACGGCCGCGCGGGAACGGCTCGAGAGCCTCGACGGACGCGCGCCGGCCTACGGCCAACCAGTGGCGATCGATGCCGTGGCCGCGCGCGAGGGCACCGTCCCGCTCCAGGCGATGCTGGAGCTGGGCGGAACGCTCGACACTCCCGAGCGGGCGCAAGCCTACCGCGCCGCCGCCCGCGCTCTGCCCGCGGAGCGGCCCGCGATCCGGCACTACCGAAGGTCGCCGAAAGGTGGATGCGACCGGATCGATCTGACCCAAGGCCAGGTGATCGAGCGGATCACGGCGATCTGGCGCGCCGACCCGGCCCACCCCGGCGACGTCGCCTACGTGAGCGATCCGGCCGCCTCGCTCACCGCCCGACTCGCGCTCTACGCCTGCCTGGGCGACGGCTACACCACGACCGCACTCGGGCCCGCCGAGGGCGACGCGGGCCATCTGGCCGAGCTGCGTCCCGCCCGCGTCGTCGCGCCCGCTCGTTTGCTCGCGACCGCGGCGCGTGATGCCGGCCGGTCCGCCGATGTGGAGCGCGCTCACGCCGAGCGCAAGCCGAGGCGCGGCTGGCTCGGTCGCGCCGCACGGCGCGCTCCGCCGCTCGAGAGCGGCAGCGGGCTGCGTGAAACCCTGGGCAATCGGGTGCGGTGGATCGCGTCCACTGACCCGCTCGATACCGCGCTCGCCGCCCGGCTCGCCGCCGTCGCGGCATTGGCGCCGCAGTTGTCATGA
- a CDS encoding acyl-CoA thioesterase yields the protein MTRPRHVTLRFLADPTNVNFGGKVHGGAVMKWIDQAGYTCAASWTGGYCVTVYVGGIHFIRPIKVGDLVELRALVIYTGKTSVHVAVDVYSRDPKTTARHRTGHCVIVFVALDENGKSKPVPRWEPETEVDRALAAYALRLMELRKLMDAEMESSLALQDLPI from the coding sequence GTGACTCGACCCCGCCACGTGACCCTGCGCTTCCTGGCCGACCCCACCAACGTCAATTTCGGCGGGAAGGTCCATGGCGGCGCCGTGATGAAGTGGATCGACCAGGCCGGATACACCTGCGCGGCGAGCTGGACCGGCGGCTACTGCGTTACCGTATATGTCGGCGGAATCCACTTCATCAGGCCCATCAAGGTGGGCGACCTGGTCGAGCTGCGCGCGCTCGTCATCTATACCGGGAAGACCAGCGTACATGTCGCCGTGGACGTCTACAGCCGGGACCCCAAGACGACCGCGCGGCACCGGACCGGCCACTGCGTGATCGTGTTCGTGGCGCTCGACGAGAACGGCAAGTCCAAACCCGTGCCCCGCTGGGAGCCTGAGACCGAGGTCGATCGGGCGCTCGCGGCCTACGCGCTGCGGCTGATGGAGCTCCGCAAGTTGATGGATGCCGAAATGGAGAGCAGCCTGGCCCTGCAAGACCTGCCCATCTGA
- the msrA gene encoding peptide-methionine (S)-S-oxide reductase MsrA, translating into MITAVLALAALGSARTPPAGGPASARPSGLPDTLETATFAGGCFWCMEHPFDQLEGVISVTSGYTGGHTKDPTYEEVSDGGTGHAESVQVVYDPSKINYSTLLNVFWHNIDPLTSNAQFCDHGTQYRSAIFYHGEEQHRLAEASKEALDQSHRFNKPIVTEVVPASTFYPAEEYHQHYYRKNPVRYKFYRWNCGRDQRLKQLWGNDAPSMEASR; encoded by the coding sequence ATGATCACCGCCGTCCTCGCCCTCGCCGCCCTCGGATCCGCCCGAACTCCCCCCGCGGGCGGACCGGCGTCCGCCCGACCCTCGGGTTTGCCCGACACCCTGGAGACCGCCACCTTCGCCGGAGGCTGCTTCTGGTGCATGGAGCATCCGTTCGACCAACTGGAAGGCGTGATCTCGGTCACCTCGGGCTACACCGGAGGCCATACGAAGGATCCGACGTACGAGGAAGTGTCGGACGGGGGGACCGGGCACGCCGAATCGGTTCAGGTGGTTTACGACCCGAGCAAGATCAACTACTCGACGCTGCTCAACGTGTTCTGGCACAACATTGATCCGCTCACCTCGAATGCGCAGTTCTGCGACCACGGCACCCAGTATCGCTCTGCCATCTTCTACCACGGTGAGGAGCAGCACCGGCTCGCCGAGGCGTCAAAGGAAGCGCTGGACCAGTCGCATCGGTTCAACAAGCCGATCGTGACCGAGGTCGTGCCCGCCTCGACCTTCTACCCGGCCGAGGAGTATCACCAGCACTATTACAGGAAGAATCCGGTCCGCTATAAGTTTTATCGCTGGAATTGCGGACGTGACCAGCGCCTCAAGCAATTGTGGGGCAACGACGCGCCCAGCATGGAGGCAAGTCGATGA
- the msrB gene encoding peptide-methionine (R)-S-oxide reductase MsrB, translated as MKRVALALSLLAGLTATAAAQTPAETRTLATGHAVAEGWNAMNFHKPSDTELKQRLTPEQYKVTQREGTEPAFHNAYWDNHEPGIYVDVVSGEPLFSSLDKFESGTGWPSFTRPLEPKNIATREDRHLFSVRTEVRSAHADSHLGHVFDDGPKPTGLRYCMNSAALRFIPASKLKEEGYGEYLPLFEHQATEVSKGTQ; from the coding sequence ATGAAGCGGGTCGCGCTCGCGTTGAGCCTGCTGGCGGGATTGACCGCCACCGCGGCCGCGCAAACTCCGGCTGAGACACGGACACTGGCAACCGGCCACGCCGTGGCCGAAGGATGGAATGCGATGAACTTTCACAAGCCCTCCGACACCGAGCTCAAACAGCGGCTCACGCCGGAGCAATACAAGGTGACGCAGCGCGAAGGCACCGAACCGGCCTTCCACAATGCGTATTGGGACAACCACGAGCCGGGCATCTACGTGGACGTGGTCTCGGGCGAGCCGCTCTTCAGCTCGCTCGACAAGTTCGAGTCGGGCACCGGCTGGCCGAGCTTCACCCGGCCGCTCGAGCCCAAGAACATCGCGACCCGCGAGGATCGCCATCTCTTCTCGGTGCGCACCGAGGTCCGGTCGGCCCACGCCGATTCCCACCTGGGTCACGTCTTCGACGATGGGCCCAAGCCCACCGGACTCCGCTACTGCATGAACTCCGCGGCGCTCCGTTTCATCCCCGCATCGAAGCTCAAGGAAGAGGGTTACGGGGAGTACCTGCCGCTCTTCGAGCACCAGGCGACCGAGGTGAGCAAGGGAACGCAGTAA
- a CDS encoding PAS domain S-box protein, translated as MLDPVAAWPWQWVAAVALAAVAAAAAAWWLRGFLTRRAAGAAAGDRTAGDPAAVPLPTMLESALAATPIGIAFADRDLRFVRVNDALAQFTGRPPEAHIGRPVRELLPPGIAAAIEPTLRRVLATGETVLGVELRGESTEREGGRHYLANVYPVRGPRGRPEWVGALISDVTAERRRRAERDRLVAALRESEARFRALAESGVIGVLVANPERVLEANDAFLQLIGYTRDEMHTGRIRWTDILAPEYAERDEAALRELLATGVCRPFEKEYIRKDGVRVPILIGGAVTEREPLEWACFVMDIGERKRTEAELRESERRYRSLFDRNPTPMWVYDFETLRFVDVNPAAVAHYGWSRAEFLAMTIRDVRPPDEHAYLTDALRSRGPGITVGGRFRHWKKDGTPIEVDITSQELIFGDRRSRLVLATDVSARVRAEEDVQKFVSLVESSGDCIAMATLDWRLFYLNRAGRALAGLGAERPAGDAHLGELWDEPTRLALETEVLPAVAAGERREFEGRLRHAASGELSEVDCSAFGIRDARTGRVLAAAFVVRDRTEQRRIGEHLRQAQRMEAIGRVAGGVAHEVNNMMTVILGFCTFLEHGLEAPDQRADDVAQIARAAERAAEVSRSLLAYSRRQLLQPQVLDLSAVLLDMESVLRRLMGEDRQCLFQLSPQIGLVQTDRAQLEQVLLNLALNARDAMPRGGRFSLETSTVVLGADYAHRHPGTEVRPGPYVRLAMSDTGHGMDAATQAQAFEPFFTTKPVGQGSGLGLSTAYGIVKQSGGYIWLYSEPGQGTTLKVYLPQVAESGAPVTWVAAPAPPRGQGEVVLVVEDEDVVRDFACRFLQGQGYATREAADGVAALALVGSAPDTIDLVLCDVVMPRMGGPELAGRLAILEPGLPVLFTSGYTDDEIARRGLLAAGAPFLQKPFSPETLARRVREVLDAPTARRAPRRASAPGRAPGDRTAHRESSA; from the coding sequence ATGCTCGACCCGGTTGCCGCGTGGCCCTGGCAGTGGGTTGCTGCGGTCGCTCTCGCGGCCGTGGCCGCGGCAGCGGCCGCCTGGTGGCTGCGCGGCTTCCTGACTCGCCGCGCGGCCGGTGCCGCCGCGGGCGATCGCACCGCCGGCGACCCCGCCGCGGTCCCCCTCCCCACCATGCTCGAATCCGCTCTCGCCGCGACGCCCATCGGCATCGCGTTCGCCGATCGCGATCTCCGCTTCGTCCGGGTGAACGATGCGCTGGCCCAGTTCACCGGCCGCCCGCCCGAGGCGCACATAGGCCGGCCGGTGCGCGAGCTGCTGCCGCCCGGCATCGCCGCCGCGATCGAGCCCACGCTCCGGCGTGTCCTCGCCACCGGCGAGACCGTGCTCGGCGTGGAGCTTCGGGGTGAGAGTACCGAGCGGGAAGGCGGTCGCCACTATCTCGCCAACGTCTACCCGGTGCGGGGCCCGCGCGGCCGGCCGGAGTGGGTCGGCGCCCTCATCAGCGATGTCACCGCCGAGCGCCGGCGCCGGGCCGAGCGGGACCGGCTGGTGGCGGCGCTCCGGGAGAGCGAAGCCCGCTTCCGCGCGCTGGCGGAGTCCGGCGTGATCGGCGTGCTCGTGGCCAACCCCGAGCGGGTGCTCGAGGCGAACGACGCCTTCCTCCAGCTCATCGGCTACACCCGCGACGAGATGCATACCGGCCGCATCCGCTGGACCGACATTCTGGCGCCCGAGTACGCCGAGCGCGACGAGGCAGCGCTCCGCGAGCTGCTCGCCACCGGCGTCTGCCGGCCGTTCGAGAAGGAGTACATCCGCAAGGACGGCGTGCGCGTGCCGATTCTGATCGGCGGCGCGGTCACCGAGCGCGAGCCGCTGGAGTGGGCCTGCTTCGTCATGGACATCGGCGAGCGCAAGCGCACCGAGGCGGAGCTGCGCGAGAGCGAGCGCCGCTACCGCAGCCTCTTCGATCGCAATCCGACCCCGATGTGGGTCTACGACTTCGAGACGCTGCGGTTCGTCGACGTAAACCCGGCGGCGGTCGCGCACTACGGCTGGAGCCGCGCGGAATTTCTAGCGATGACGATCCGCGACGTGCGCCCGCCCGATGAGCACGCCTACCTGACCGACGCGCTCCGAAGCCGCGGGCCCGGCATTACCGTCGGCGGCAGGTTCCGCCACTGGAAGAAGGACGGCACCCCGATCGAGGTGGACATCACCTCGCAGGAGCTGATTTTCGGCGACCGCCGTTCCCGCCTCGTGCTCGCCACCGACGTCTCCGCCCGCGTCCGCGCCGAGGAGGACGTACAGAAGTTCGTGTCGCTGGTCGAGAGCAGCGGCGACTGCATCGCGATGGCGACGCTCGACTGGCGCCTCTTCTACCTGAACCGCGCCGGCCGCGCGCTGGCCGGGCTCGGCGCCGAGCGGCCGGCCGGCGACGCGCACCTCGGCGAGCTGTGGGACGAGCCGACGCGGCTCGCGCTCGAGACCGAGGTGTTGCCGGCGGTCGCGGCGGGTGAACGGCGCGAGTTCGAGGGACGCTTGCGTCACGCCGCGTCCGGCGAGTTGAGCGAGGTGGACTGCAGTGCGTTCGGCATTCGGGACGCGCGGACCGGCCGCGTACTCGCGGCCGCGTTCGTGGTTCGGGACCGCACCGAGCAGCGCCGCATCGGCGAGCATCTGCGCCAGGCGCAGCGGATGGAGGCCATCGGTCGGGTGGCGGGCGGTGTCGCCCACGAAGTCAACAACATGATGACGGTGATCCTCGGCTTCTGCACCTTCCTGGAGCACGGGCTCGAAGCGCCGGACCAGCGGGCGGACGACGTGGCGCAGATCGCCCGCGCGGCCGAGCGCGCGGCGGAGGTGAGCCGTTCGCTCCTGGCCTACAGCCGCCGCCAGTTGCTCCAGCCGCAGGTGCTCGATCTCAGCGCCGTGCTGCTGGACATGGAATCGGTGCTCCGCCGCCTCATGGGCGAGGACCGGCAGTGCCTCTTCCAGCTCTCGCCGCAGATCGGCCTCGTGCAGACCGACCGGGCGCAGCTCGAGCAGGTGCTCCTCAACCTGGCGCTCAATGCGCGCGACGCGATGCCGCGCGGCGGCCGCTTCTCCCTCGAGACGTCCACGGTCGTGCTCGGCGCAGACTACGCGCACCGCCACCCCGGCACCGAAGTCCGCCCCGGTCCCTACGTGCGGCTCGCGATGAGCGACACCGGCCACGGTATGGACGCCGCGACTCAGGCGCAGGCGTTCGAGCCGTTCTTCACCACCAAGCCCGTGGGTCAGGGCAGCGGGCTCGGTCTCTCGACGGCGTACGGCATCGTGAAGCAGAGCGGCGGCTACATCTGGCTCTACAGCGAACCGGGGCAGGGCACCACGCTCAAGGTGTATCTGCCGCAGGTGGCGGAGAGCGGTGCGCCGGTCACCTGGGTCGCCGCCCCCGCGCCGCCCCGCGGCCAGGGCGAGGTCGTGCTGGTGGTCGAGGACGAGGACGTCGTGCGCGACTTCGCCTGCCGCTTTCTTCAGGGCCAGGGCTACGCCACGCGCGAGGCCGCCGACGGCGTTGCCGCGCTGGCGCTCGTGGGCTCGGCGCCGGACACCATCGATCTGGTCCTCTGCGACGTCGTAATGCCGCGCATGGGAGGGCCGGAGCTCGCGGGACGCCTTGCGATCCTCGAGCCCGGCCTTCCCGTGCTCTTCACCTCCGGATATACCGACGACGAAATCGCACGGCGCGGGCTGCTGGCGGCCGGCGCGCCGTTCCTCCAGAAGCCGTTCTCGCCGGAGACTCTCGCCCGGCGCGTTCGCGAAGTGCTCGATGCGCCGACCGCGCGCCGGGCGCCGCGCCGCGCATCGGCCCCGGGGCGTGCGCCTGGCGACCGCACCGCCCACCGCGAGTCCAGCGCGTGA
- a CDS encoding HD domain-containing phosphohydrolase: protein MIEPSQPDWPDANGAGADARGKGPRCLVVDDEPVVRRSIIRILESQGFTCLEAASGTDALELLSQTGELPLVISDLRMPGLDGMGLLVELRRQHPDTAVLMLSGMAETSVAVECLHLGAADFLLKPVTVGEMRARVTRALEKRTLVMQNRFYQAHLEHQVQAQAQRIQELFLEGVQMLARALEAKDAYTSGHSIRVSRYAVRTARGLGFEGPELECIRLGGELHDIGKIGTREAVLHKPGTLTADEFRQMSEHPVLGERMLSPLARESPAVLRIVRSHHERIDGRGFPDGLIGTHIPIEARIVAVADAFDAMTTRRPYRESRSPGEALAELRRVAGVQLDADAVEAFAAAFPDLAGLPLSA, encoded by the coding sequence ATGATCGAACCCAGCCAACCCGATTGGCCTGACGCGAACGGCGCCGGCGCGGATGCCCGCGGGAAGGGCCCGCGCTGCCTCGTTGTCGATGACGAGCCGGTGGTGCGGCGGTCGATCATCCGCATCCTCGAAAGCCAGGGATTCACCTGCCTCGAAGCGGCCTCGGGGACTGATGCGCTCGAGCTCCTGAGCCAGACCGGCGAGTTGCCGCTCGTGATCTCCGACCTGCGCATGCCCGGGCTCGACGGCATGGGCCTCCTGGTGGAGCTCAGGCGCCAGCATCCGGACACCGCGGTGCTCATGCTGAGCGGCATGGCGGAGACCAGCGTCGCGGTCGAATGCCTCCACCTCGGCGCCGCGGATTTTCTCCTCAAGCCGGTCACGGTGGGCGAGATGCGGGCGCGGGTGACGCGCGCGCTCGAGAAGCGCACGCTCGTGATGCAGAACCGGTTCTACCAGGCGCACCTCGAGCACCAGGTGCAGGCCCAGGCCCAGCGGATCCAGGAGTTGTTTCTGGAGGGCGTGCAGATGCTGGCTCGCGCGCTCGAAGCCAAGGACGCGTACACCAGCGGGCACTCGATCCGGGTGAGCCGCTACGCGGTCCGTACCGCGCGCGGGCTCGGATTCGAGGGCCCGGAACTGGAATGCATCCGGCTGGGCGGCGAGCTGCACGACATCGGCAAGATCGGCACCCGCGAAGCGGTGCTGCACAAGCCGGGCACCCTCACGGCCGATGAGTTCCGCCAGATGAGCGAGCACCCCGTCCTGGGCGAGCGCATGCTGTCGCCACTCGCCCGCGAATCACCCGCCGTGCTCCGGATCGTCCGCTCGCACCACGAGCGCATCGATGGCCGCGGCTTTCCCGACGGGCTCATCGGCACCCACATCCCGATCGAGGCTCGCATCGTCGCGGTGGCCGATGCGTTCGACGCAATGACGACGCGCCGGCCCTATCGCGAGTCGCGCTCGCCCGGCGAGGCGCTGGCCGAGCTTCGGCGAGTGGCCGGCGTGCAGCTCGATGCCGACGCGGTGGAGGCGTTCGCCGCCGCGTTTCCCGATCTCGCAGGACTGCCGCTCTCCGCGTAA
- a CDS encoding DUF58 domain-containing protein codes for MRPLPSRRWFAVAAALAAVGLAGFIWPAALVAMVLLDAAWVAALLLDGWWAYRSLPLEVEREPPAAFAVGRSMPVRYRWRHGAQRALTVLVRETPPPPLGAAWPTRRLHLVPGTVTREVLDVVPAHRGRGTGGELAVRVLGPLGLAWWQTSIVRPWRATVFPSLAAASTRALPPSARRRREAGLRNRRLPGEGRLFEGLRDWVPGDDTRLIDWKATARRGKPMARQFEDERREQVLLVIDAGRLLTAEVDGVPRLETVVQAALRLAHAAVEHDDNIGLMVFADAVERFVPPARGRRALRAVVEGLAAVEGRLVESDYPGAFRFLAAHNRRRALTVLFTDVIDRSASAALVTQAATLRPRHVPVAVTLRDAALERTAAARPAATAAAFERAAAEELLLAREEALAEMRGRGLIVLDVPAAGAADAVVERYHQLKRRAVI; via the coding sequence ATGAGGCCGCTTCCGTCCCGGCGGTGGTTTGCCGTAGCGGCGGCGCTCGCGGCGGTGGGCCTCGCGGGGTTCATCTGGCCGGCGGCGCTCGTCGCGATGGTACTGCTGGATGCCGCCTGGGTCGCGGCACTCCTGCTCGACGGCTGGTGGGCGTATCGGAGTCTCCCGCTCGAGGTGGAGCGCGAGCCGCCGGCCGCATTCGCGGTGGGCCGCAGCATGCCGGTGCGCTACCGCTGGCGCCATGGCGCGCAGCGCGCGCTCACCGTGCTCGTGCGCGAGACCCCGCCACCCCCGCTCGGCGCCGCGTGGCCCACTCGACGGCTGCACCTCGTGCCGGGCACGGTGACGCGCGAGGTGCTCGACGTCGTTCCCGCGCACCGTGGCCGCGGCACCGGCGGCGAGCTTGCGGTGCGCGTGCTCGGGCCGCTCGGGCTTGCGTGGTGGCAGACCTCGATCGTGCGCCCGTGGCGGGCGACGGTGTTTCCGAGTCTCGCCGCCGCGTCGACGCGCGCGCTCCCGCCCTCGGCGCGCCGGCGCCGCGAGGCCGGCCTCAGGAATCGGCGGCTGCCGGGCGAAGGACGTCTTTTCGAGGGGCTCCGCGATTGGGTGCCCGGCGATGACACCCGGCTCATCGATTGGAAGGCGACGGCGCGGCGCGGGAAGCCAATGGCGCGCCAATTCGAGGACGAGCGGCGCGAGCAGGTGCTCCTGGTGATCGACGCGGGGCGGCTGCTCACTGCGGAGGTCGACGGTGTGCCGCGGCTCGAGACGGTGGTGCAGGCCGCGCTTCGGCTGGCGCACGCGGCGGTCGAGCACGATGACAACATCGGGCTCATGGTGTTCGCCGACGCGGTCGAGCGCTTCGTGCCACCGGCGCGTGGGCGGCGGGCGTTGCGCGCGGTGGTCGAGGGGCTCGCCGCCGTGGAAGGGCGCCTCGTCGAGTCGGATTATCCAGGCGCGTTCCGCTTCCTAGCCGCGCACAACCGGCGGCGGGCACTCACCGTGCTCTTCACCGACGTGATCGATCGCTCGGCGAGTGCCGCGCTGGTGACGCAGGCGGCGACGCTCCGGCCGCGCCACGTGCCGGTGGCGGTGACGCTGCGCGACGCCGCGCTCGAGCGCACCGCGGCCGCGCGGCCCGCCGCGACGGCGGCCGCCTTCGAGCGGGCGGCCGCCGAAGAGCTGCTGCTGGCGCGCGAGGAGGCGCTGGCCGAGATGCGCGGGCGCGGATTGATCGTGCTCGATGTGCCGGCTGCCGGGGCGGCGGACGCCGTGGTGGAGCGTTATCACCAACTCAAGCGGCGGGCCGTGATCTGA